A section of the Marmota flaviventris isolate mMarFla1 chromosome 19, mMarFla1.hap1, whole genome shotgun sequence genome encodes:
- the Zg16b gene encoding pancreatic adenocarcinoma up-regulated factor yields MVLIHTEMYGSRKGTFFCSSEYNGEAVKGIRVSTNGLGIILNIQLQLGDFWDAVQGIPGGRSQELILGPNEYITEIHGTFLLNLKQLIVCTSRPRCASFGKRVGQEFSGFPKEEGEVLKGICGVHGVFGIRGISLKWGQAPAMLDTQGSGYPDWIPADAQSQYGPEK; encoded by the exons ATGGTCCTTATCCACACAGAGATGTACGGGTCCAGGAAGGGCACGTTTTTCTGTTCCTCTGAGTACAATGGAGAAGCCGTCAAGGGAATTCGGGTGTCTACAAATGGCCTTGGCATCATTTTAAA CATCCAGTTGCAGCTTGGAGACTTCTGGGATGCTGTCCAAGGCATTCCAGGTGGGAGGTCTCAGGAACTGATTCTGGGCCCGAACGAATACATCACAGAGATCCACGGCACATTCTTACTCAACCTCAAGCAACTGATTGTGTGCACCAGCCGGCCACGTTGTGCCTCGTTTGGGAAGAGAGTTGGCCAGGAGTTCTCGGGCTTCCCCAAAGAAGAAGGCGAGGTGCTCAAGGGCATCTGTGGTGTACATGGTGTCTTTGGCATCAGGGGCATTTCCCTTAAGTGGGGTCAGGCACCAGCAATGTTAGATACACAAGGATCCGGCTACCCTGATTGGATCCCTGCGGATGCACAGAGTCAGTATGGACCTGAAAAGTAA